One genomic region from Mycoplasmoides pirum ATCC 25960 encodes:
- a CDS encoding CTP synthase encodes MKTNIKWNKKTKYIFITGGVFSSLGKGLSAASIGCLLNQLGLKITSIKLDPYLNVDPGTMSPYQHGEVYVTKDGMETDLDLGHYERFLNVELTSLSSITAGKIYNKVIKAERDGKYVGKTIQVIPHVTDEIKNSIYQLGNETNSDIVIVEIGGTIGDIESIPFVEAMRQIKYELPDNQAVCIHVVPIIEISPSYEIKTKPLQHSIKELRSFGIEPDLLLVRSNKEISDDIKNKIAITTYVKLKNIFSCVDLDNIHLLPEYLYKQKIHNALAKKLNLKFKSKTLSKKFSDLISAIKNQKTQSLIKIAIVGKYTQLKDAYISIYESLKIASYYQNINLELVWIDAVLKKEQIIEELKKVNGLVIPGGFDNRGIDGKLFAIQYARENKLPFLGICLGMQLACVEFARNVLNLKDANSTEFNPDTKNKILDLIVKNKVQLGGTLRLGNYECSIKSNTLASKIYNKKNIKRRHRHRYEFNNDYLKDFEKAGFIFSGVNKKNNLQEIIEIKNHPFFIATQYHPEFNSTLYQPEVLFVNLIKNAKQYKK; translated from the coding sequence ATGAAAACAAACATTAAATGAAACAAAAAAACAAAATATATATTTATTACAGGTGGTGTTTTTTCATCATTAGGTAAAGGTTTAAGTGCAGCTAGCATTGGTTGTTTACTTAATCAATTAGGTTTAAAAATTACAAGCATTAAACTTGATCCTTATCTTAATGTTGATCCAGGAACAATGTCGCCATATCAACACGGTGAAGTATATGTAACCAAAGATGGTATGGAAACGGACTTAGATTTGGGACACTACGAACGATTTTTAAATGTTGAACTTACTTCATTGTCATCTATAACAGCTGGCAAAATTTACAATAAAGTTATTAAAGCTGAACGCGATGGTAAATATGTTGGAAAAACTATTCAAGTTATTCCACATGTTACAGACGAAATTAAAAATTCAATTTATCAGTTAGGTAATGAAACGAATTCTGATATTGTTATTGTTGAAATTGGTGGAACAATTGGTGATATAGAATCAATTCCATTTGTGGAAGCTATGCGACAAATTAAGTATGAATTACCAGATAATCAAGCAGTTTGTATTCATGTAGTTCCAATCATTGAAATAAGTCCATCTTATGAAATTAAAACAAAACCATTACAACACTCAATTAAAGAATTACGAAGTTTTGGAATTGAACCAGATCTATTATTAGTTAGATCTAATAAAGAAATATCTGATGATATAAAAAATAAAATAGCGATAACAACTTATGTAAAATTAAAAAATATTTTTTCATGTGTTGATCTTGATAATATTCATTTGTTGCCTGAATATTTATATAAGCAAAAAATTCATAATGCTTTAGCTAAAAAATTAAATTTAAAATTTAAATCTAAAACTTTATCTAAGAAATTTAGTGATTTAATATCTGCAATAAAAAATCAAAAAACTCAATCTTTAATTAAAATTGCAATTGTTGGAAAATACACCCAACTTAAAGATGCTTATATTTCAATTTATGAATCTTTAAAAATTGCTTCATATTATCAAAACATTAATTTAGAACTAGTTTGGATTGATGCAGTGCTTAAAAAAGAGCAAATTATTGAAGAATTAAAAAAAGTTAACGGATTAGTTATTCCTGGCGGTTTTGATAATAGGGGAATTGATGGTAAGTTATTTGCTATACAATATGCTAGAGAAAATAAATTGCCTTTTTTAGGAATTTGTTTAGGAATGCAATTAGCATGTGTTGAATTTGCAAGAAATGTTTTAAATTTGAAAGATGCAAATTCAACAGAATTTAATCCTGACACAAAAAATAAAATTTTAGATTTAATTGTTAAAAATAAAGTTCAATTAGGCGGAACTTTAAGATTAGGTAACTATGAATGCAGTATTAAATCAAACACATTAGCATCTAAAATTTATAACAAAAAAAATATTAAACGACGACACCGACATCGTTATGAATTTAATAATGATTATTTAAAAGACTTTGAAAAAGCTGGTTTTATTTTTTCTGGTGTTAATAAAAAAAATAATCTTCAAGAAATAATTGAAATTAAAAATCATCCTTTTTTTATTGCAACCCAATATCATCCAGAATTTAATTCAACTTTATATCAACCTGAAGTTTTATTTGTTAATTTAATTAAAAATGCCAAGCAATATAAAAAATAA
- a CDS encoding glycosyltransferase, translating into MQSKKANIPYILFFVFWLIFSGLSFWYMIVYQWNHTLLSVNEVVVKIFIVINWIVINFITCIGIKDFITMVTYFFYIKNKPISKFYLKNEKLFDKGQPKVLLLYLTCDDFDSNSLLKSIEQDYDNFKIYILDDSKKDTFKNEINDFCAKYQNINLIRRNNISGFKAGNINNFLMNTKEFFDYFVILDSDEIIPKNFIKECLLYFTNDIGIIQANHKATRTSNFFDKLASNHVLPYWTISMSFKNLYGTTPFYGHGAMISRNCYFDCNGFPEIVTEDIGFLIKSLNKGYKSLFLPHVICEEKFPIDYLAYKKYLNKITQGHIELIKKLGTEIFVKKNFFMKLSLFFDVTSIFINLYSILLLIISFLILGPLNFQYKFQYIIWIFLIFFNFIYLISDLIFMIQRKENFLNLLGYLLFYLFFYPSLITFCIRIFTLSIFRKKAKFIVTPKNSKKYTIWSAIKLNIWDIFIYFLFLSISIISVFLLGTFKYELIFWYVFFTIPNIFIIFFTLMSNKKNEKQNYQSYNL; encoded by the coding sequence ATGCAGTCAAAAAAAGCCAATATTCCATATATTTTATTTTTTGTATTTTGATTAATTTTTTCTGGCTTATCTTTTTGATATATGATTGTTTATCAATGAAATCATACTTTATTAAGTGTTAATGAAGTAGTAGTAAAAATTTTTATTGTAATAAATTGAATTGTAATAAATTTTATTACTTGTATTGGTATTAAAGATTTTATTACAATGGTTACATATTTTTTTTATATTAAAAATAAACCAATATCCAAATTTTATTTAAAAAATGAAAAACTATTTGATAAAGGACAACCTAAAGTTTTACTATTGTATCTTACATGTGATGATTTTGATTCAAATAGTTTGCTTAAATCTATTGAACAAGATTATGATAATTTTAAAATTTATATTTTAGATGATTCTAAAAAAGATACTTTTAAAAATGAAATTAATGATTTTTGTGCAAAATATCAAAACATTAATTTAATTAGAAGAAATAATATTTCAGGATTTAAAGCAGGTAATATTAATAATTTTTTAATGAACACAAAAGAATTTTTCGATTATTTTGTTATTTTAGATAGCGATGAAATAATTCCTAAAAATTTTATAAAAGAATGTTTGTTGTATTTTACAAATGATATAGGTATTATTCAAGCAAATCATAAAGCAACTAGAACAAGTAATTTTTTCGATAAATTAGCATCTAATCATGTGCTGCCATATTGAACAATATCAATGTCTTTTAAAAATTTATATGGCACAACACCCTTTTATGGACATGGTGCAATGATAAGCCGTAATTGTTATTTTGATTGTAATGGATTCCCTGAAATTGTTACAGAAGACATAGGTTTTTTAATTAAATCTTTAAATAAGGGTTATAAATCTTTATTTTTACCACATGTAATATGTGAAGAAAAATTTCCTATTGATTATTTAGCTTATAAAAAATATCTCAATAAAATTACTCAAGGTCATATTGAATTAATTAAAAAATTAGGTACTGAAATTTTTGTTAAAAAAAACTTTTTTATGAAACTTAGTTTATTTTTTGATGTAACTAGTATTTTTATCAATCTATATTCAATATTGCTATTAATAATAAGTTTTTTAATTTTGGGTCCTTTGAATTTTCAATACAAATTTCAATATATAATTTGAATATTTTTAATTTTTTTTAATTTTATTTATTTAATATCTGATTTAATTTTTATGATTCAAAGAAAAGAAAATTTTTTAAATTTATTAGGTTATTTACTTTTTTATTTGTTTTTTTACCCCTCATTGATAACATTTTGCATAAGAATTTTCACATTATCAATTTTTAGAAAAAAAGCTAAATTTATTGTTACTCCTAAAAATAGTAAAAAATATACCATTTGATCTGCGATTAAATTAAACATTTGAGATATTTTTATTTATTTTCTATTTTTATCAATATCTATTATTTCAGTTTTTTTATTGGGTACATTTAAATATGAATTAATATTTTGGTATGTATTTTTTACTATTCCAAATATATTTATAATTTTTTTTACTTTAATGAGTAATAAAAAAAACGAAAAACAAAATTACCAATCATATAATTTGTAA
- the greA gene encoding transcription elongation factor GreA, with amino-acid sequence MIIFMADKYLLTEQGRKQLEEELRYLVDVKRPEVIKLIQEAREQGDLSENADYDAAKSSQGEIETRIKEIQDILSNIEIIKESRSQQLVVRIGTIVQILDHEDQQKHQYEIVGAIEADPSKNKISNESPLAKAIIGKKEGDVCEIRGIEFPYNVTIKKIKNNS; translated from the coding sequence ATGATAATTTTCATGGCAGACAAGTATTTATTAACAGAACAAGGACGCAAACAACTAGAAGAAGAATTACGTTATTTAGTTGATGTTAAACGTCCTGAAGTTATTAAATTAATTCAAGAAGCGCGTGAACAAGGTGACTTGTCAGAAAATGCTGACTATGATGCTGCTAAAAGTTCTCAAGGAGAAATTGAAACTCGAATAAAAGAGATTCAAGATATTTTAAGCAATATAGAAATCATTAAAGAATCACGTTCCCAACAACTTGTAGTTCGTATTGGTACTATTGTACAAATTCTTGATCATGAAGATCAACAAAAACATCAATATGAAATTGTTGGAGCTATTGAAGCTGATCCTTCTAAAAATAAGATTTCAAATGAATCACCTTTAGCAAAAGCTATTATTGGTAAAAAAGAAGGTGATGTTTGCGAAATAAGAGGAATTGAATTTCCATATAATGTAACTATTAAGAAAATTAAAAATAATAGTTAA
- a CDS encoding RelA/SpoT family protein, translating into MTNYKEREQFFLNSLESNYDQEEIALIKKSLNFAFQKHENQKRKSGEPFIIHPLETAIKLVEWKMDVTTICAGLLHDILEDTEVTEEELIELFGNEITVLVQMVTKISLIAKKNREQNQLKNLNPNYQIQVFLSISKDIRAIIIKLADRFHNLSTIQFLNPIRQKAIAQETFDIYANIAGRLGMYNVKTQLLDQAFHIINYEAYTNTVSIINEYRLINEDKWKKITDKIHNLLNDENIKYKFEDRIKGIYSTYNKLNSISRINNIHDVYALRIILDNELDIYHVLGLIHLNFKYIPKFFKDYVSAPKNNLYQSIHTTIIDEKTLVEIQIRTKWMDANSRLGLASHWRYKEEYKTVLVNEASKIFQLDLFLNSTKKDTDLIKELTKIPVIDVIVTNNQNTYNIPASSTVLDLAYQVDPEQFKYIENIFRFGEKIPWGQNLDNGDVIEITYNKNPTIRENWNRYVSNPTIRKHINQIVSNLEITQYNSVQNFLDEVAKTLKDNQISNAEMLKRLKILQLNSIKEYLSYINVLHLSSKDQIDFFSKSNIWKSVLKEIRKHSNRWVFNQSFFEVVEGLKINSIQIPRCCSKLPYMQVVGIKERSQLYVHNPTCRQLHKFSHSNKLIPLRWNKKKLETLTRKFWTHVEIKGSWSESVVNSIVLNIIKNQGSLNEISISKNKTTQEFCANVILYVYDMNHLERIMSEMILRNINFIWKMI; encoded by the coding sequence ATGACAAATTATAAAGAACGTGAACAATTTTTTTTAAATTCATTAGAATCAAATTATGATCAAGAAGAAATTGCTTTAATAAAAAAATCACTAAATTTTGCTTTTCAAAAACATGAAAATCAAAAACGTAAAAGTGGTGAACCTTTTATTATTCATCCATTAGAAACTGCAATCAAATTAGTTGAATGAAAAATGGATGTTACTACAATTTGTGCAGGTTTATTACATGATATTTTAGAAGATACCGAAGTAACTGAAGAAGAATTAATTGAATTATTTGGCAATGAAATAACTGTATTAGTTCAAATGGTTACTAAAATTTCTTTGATTGCTAAAAAAAATCGTGAGCAAAATCAATTAAAAAATTTAAACCCTAACTATCAAATCCAAGTTTTTTTATCTATTTCAAAAGATATTCGTGCAATTATTATTAAGTTGGCTGATCGTTTTCACAATTTAAGTACAATTCAATTCTTAAATCCTATTAGACAAAAAGCTATTGCTCAAGAAACTTTTGATATTTATGCAAACATTGCTGGTCGTTTAGGGATGTACAATGTTAAAACTCAATTACTAGATCAAGCTTTTCATATAATAAATTATGAGGCATATACTAATACAGTCTCAATTATTAATGAATACCGTTTAATTAATGAAGATAAATGAAAAAAAATTACTGATAAAATTCACAATTTATTAAATGATGAAAACATTAAATATAAGTTTGAAGATAGAATTAAAGGAATTTATTCAACATATAATAAATTAAATTCTATATCTCGTATTAACAATATTCATGACGTATATGCTTTAAGAATTATATTAGATAATGAATTAGATATTTATCATGTTTTAGGATTAATTCATTTGAACTTTAAATACATTCCAAAGTTTTTTAAGGATTATGTTTCTGCGCCAAAAAATAATTTGTATCAATCTATTCACACTACAATTATTGATGAAAAAACTTTAGTAGAAATTCAAATTAGAACAAAATGAATGGATGCTAATAGTCGTTTGGGCTTGGCTAGTCATTGACGTTATAAAGAAGAATATAAAACTGTTTTAGTAAATGAAGCATCTAAAATATTTCAATTAGATTTATTTTTAAATTCAACTAAAAAAGATACTGATTTAATAAAAGAATTAACAAAAATTCCAGTTATAGATGTTATTGTTACTAATAATCAAAATACATATAATATTCCTGCAAGTTCAACTGTATTAGATTTAGCTTATCAAGTTGACCCTGAACAATTTAAATATATTGAAAATATTTTTAGATTTGGAGAAAAAATTCCTTGAGGTCAAAATCTTGATAATGGTGATGTAATTGAAATTACGTATAATAAAAATCCAACCATTAGAGAAAATTGAAATCGTTATGTAAGTAATCCCACAATTCGCAAGCATATTAATCAAATTGTTAGTAATTTAGAAATTACACAATACAATTCTGTTCAAAACTTTTTAGATGAAGTAGCAAAAACTTTAAAAGATAATCAAATTAGTAATGCCGAAATGTTAAAACGATTAAAAATCTTACAATTAAATTCAATTAAGGAATACTTAAGTTATATTAATGTTTTACATTTATCTTCTAAAGACCAAATTGATTTTTTTTCTAAGTCTAACATTTGAAAATCTGTTTTAAAAGAAATACGCAAGCATAGTAATAGATGGGTTTTTAACCAGTCGTTTTTTGAAGTTGTTGAAGGCTTAAAAATTAATAGTATACAAATTCCAAGATGTTGTTCAAAATTACCTTATATGCAAGTTGTCGGAATTAAAGAACGTTCACAACTTTATGTTCACAATCCAACTTGTAGACAGTTGCATAAATTTTCGCATAGTAATAAATTAATTCCTTTAAGATGAAATAAAAAGAAACTTGAAACACTGACAAGAAAATTTTGAACTCATGTTGAAATTAAAGGTTCATGAAGTGAATCTGTTGTCAATTCAATTGTTTTAAATATTATTAAAAATCAAGGTAGTTTAAATGAAATCTCAATTTCCAAAAACAAAACTACTCAAGAATTTTGTGCAAATGTAATATTATATGTTTATGATATGAATCATTTAGAACGTATTATGAGTGAAATGATTTTAAGAAATATTAATTTTATTTGAAAAATGATTTAG